The proteins below are encoded in one region of Blastocatellia bacterium:
- the pgi gene encoding glucose-6-phosphate isomerase produces MTDTTPLTERPAYQVLAAHYQQIKGRHLRELFAEDPKRGTRMVIEDLGIYFDYSKNRVTDETIRLLVRLAEACGVAERRDQMFRGDKINLTENRAVLHVALRAPRNQTILVDGVDVVPEVHAVLDHMAAFADRVRSGEWTGHTGKAIRNVVNIGIGGSDLGPVMAYEALRHYSARDMTFRFVSNIDGTDFAEATRDLDAEETLFIVSSKTFTTLETMTNAQTARAWALGSLRDEAAIAKHFVAVSTNAEEVTKFGIDTANMFGFWDWVGGRYSMDSAIGLSSMIAIGPDNFREMLAGFHAMDEHFRSAPLEQNLPVLMGLLAVWYNNFFGAQTVAVLPYDQYLKRFPAYLQQLTMESNGKRVTVDGAAVDYDTGPIYWGEPGTNGQHSFYQLIHQGTRLIPCDFIGFCRSLNPLGNHHDLLMANLLAQSEALAFGKTADEVRGEGAPDWLVPHRTFTGNRPSNTLLLEQLTPEALGKLVALYEHSVFTQGVIWNIDSFDQWGVELGKVLAKRIIPELSGQDAPAHDSSTNALIRRYRKMK; encoded by the coding sequence AGACCCTAAGCGCGGCACTCGCATGGTCATCGAAGACCTCGGCATCTACTTCGACTACTCGAAAAACCGCGTCACCGACGAGACCATCCGCCTGCTCGTCCGTCTGGCCGAAGCCTGCGGCGTCGCAGAGCGCCGTGACCAGATGTTTCGCGGCGACAAGATCAACCTGACGGAAAATCGCGCCGTCCTGCATGTCGCTTTGCGAGCGCCGCGCAATCAGACCATCCTCGTAGACGGTGTCGATGTCGTGCCGGAAGTTCACGCCGTGCTCGATCACATGGCGGCATTTGCCGACCGCGTGCGCAGCGGCGAATGGACGGGCCATACGGGTAAGGCGATCCGCAACGTCGTCAATATCGGCATCGGCGGCTCGGACCTCGGCCCGGTCATGGCTTACGAAGCGCTGCGCCATTACAGCGCCCGCGATATGACCTTCCGCTTCGTCTCGAATATTGACGGCACAGACTTTGCCGAAGCTACACGCGACCTCGACGCCGAAGAGACGCTGTTCATCGTTTCGTCAAAGACCTTCACGACGCTCGAAACCATGACCAACGCGCAGACGGCGCGCGCCTGGGCGCTCGGCTCGCTGCGCGACGAAGCGGCGATTGCCAAACATTTCGTCGCGGTTTCAACCAACGCCGAAGAGGTGACGAAGTTCGGCATAGACACCGCCAATATGTTCGGCTTCTGGGACTGGGTCGGCGGGCGTTACTCGATGGACTCGGCCATCGGGCTTTCGTCCATGATCGCCATCGGGCCGGACAACTTCCGCGAGATGCTGGCCGGCTTTCACGCGATGGACGAGCATTTCCGCAGCGCGCCGCTTGAGCAGAACCTGCCGGTGCTGATGGGCTTGCTGGCGGTCTGGTATAACAACTTCTTCGGCGCGCAGACGGTCGCGGTGCTGCCGTATGACCAGTACCTCAAGCGCTTTCCGGCTTACCTGCAACAACTGACGATGGAATCAAACGGCAAGCGCGTCACCGTAGACGGCGCGGCGGTTGACTATGACACGGGGCCGATCTACTGGGGCGAGCCGGGCACCAACGGCCAGCATTCGTTCTACCAGTTGATTCATCAGGGGACGCGGCTGATCCCTTGCGACTTCATCGGCTTCTGCCGCTCGCTCAACCCGCTCGGCAATCACCATGACCTGTTGATGGCGAACCTGCTGGCGCAGAGCGAGGCGCTGGCCTTTGGCAAGACGGCGGACGAGGTGCGCGGCGAAGGCGCGCCCGATTGGCTGGTGCCGCACCGCACGTTTACCGGCAACCGCCCGTCGAATACCCTCCTGCTTGAACAGTTGACCCCCGAAGCGCTGGGCAAGCTCGTGGCGCTGTACGAGCATAGCGTCTTTACGCAAGGCGTGATCTGGAACATCGATTCCTTTGACCAGTGGGGCGTCGAACTCGGCAAGGTGCTTGCCAAGCGCATCATCCCCGAACTCTCTGGCCAGGACGCGCCGGCGCATGACAGCTCGACCAATGCGCTCATCCGGCGCTATCGGAAGATGAAGTAA